tatagcctatgtgctaatcctggataatatccaggattagcacataggctactttttatcccggaaaattaaagagttcccacgggatttcaaaaaacttaaatccacgcggacgaagtcgcgggcatcatctagtttataatatttattaaatgaacATTGATTTACCGTTTCTTAGGAGCCGGTCGTATGTTCTCGAAGAAGACAACCGCAGCCCTTGATCGCACCATTCGTTGAATGCCACGCAGCAGTAAATGTACGCGCCTCCGAGCGAACTCCCTGATTGCTGACTCGAGTATCTGGAAAAAACTCTATTGCCAATATTTTTCAAAGTGATACTTttgtaagcccttgactgcgatctcaccaaGTAATACCTAAGTGATGATTAAATCTAAGTTGGAagtgtcatttttttttattaaagctatTTCCGGTTTCTACGTGGCATCTTACCGGAATggcaaatcgcttggcggcatggtgttgccggtagagtggtctAACCACGCTCAAGCCTCCAGACTAGATCAGAGATAATTTAGAAGTCATATATTCCTACATTGTtcctgctgggaatcgaaccggGGAAATCTGTTTTATTGACACGAAATCGTGCATCGAGTGAcatttcttgagcgagaaaacTAATAGTCGACAGCTAGTCAACTGCCATAAGGCGAAAGGAGATTAAGATAATAAGTAGGTCAATAAAGGAGATAAATAGTCTTCTTTATTGACCTACAGTGCAAAACAATGGTCTAgaaacttaaaaattttcagTAAAAAATGATGTCCAGAAATTCCCGGGGAGAGTAAGCTCATAGTTTATCAAGTGTGTCTCAGTACCTCGTCCAATAATTTCACTGGTGCACTGGGCAGTATGGTCTCAATGTCCATCCTAGTGCGAGCCTGACCGAGGGTCATCAGCGCATCCCCTTGCGTTGACATCGCCATCGTCATAGCTTCTGAGGCTAACCGCTGCGCTAGCTCGATACACATGCCTTTTGCTCCTCGCTTAGACTAAACAAAACATGATTGAAATAAAGTAAGATTTGATGAATTTAATAAattgcatgtgtgtgtgtttggGGGTGGGTGggggtgtgtgtgtgggtgtgagtgtttgtgcgtgtgcgtgtgtgtgcgcgtgcgtgtgtgtgggCGTGCATGCGTGCGTGCGTACGTGtatgtgtgttgtgtgtgtgtgtgtgtgtgtgtgtgtgtgtgtgtgtgtgtgtgtgtgtgtgtgtgtgtgtgtgtgtgtgtgtgtgtgtgtgtgtgtgtgtgtgtgtgtgtgtgtgtgtgcgcgcgtaAAATATCAAGACAGAAGTAATTGTGCTAAACCTATAATGGTAGTGATTCTCAGCACAACAGCTAAATTAAAAGTATTCGCATCTCTTTCTTACCAATGtgataagaaaaggacagacattttttaattttaatttagaattttagactatttaaattttgaactgtcaaaattcgtcgtgactttagctgccagtcgcgagcagAAAACAAAAGAATCGACTCCATTTTCCGTTATTTTTCAGCTGTATATTTCTTCCCGTTAGAACTAATttatgaaaatttgaaaaaagttTCACAAAGAGcaatttatcattatcatctctGAATCCCCTGAAGAACAAACTTGAATTAATGATTAGCTATCATGAACGGGAACGACGGATTAACTTTATGTCCGAGACAACAATAAGAATCTCGGAAGGAACAATAGCggcattattcaaatgaatCCAAACAACTAGGTACACGTTTAAAAatcgcccaagtgcgagtcgcactggcacacgaatggttccgtaacatcgtacaagaaataacactgtttttaatattttcatggcggccattttgaagtttttagggttccgtaccaaaatggtaaaaatggaacccttatcgtgcgactttctccgtccgtccgtccgcgtccgtccatacacattctatgaaatacacattctatgaaaatttctacCTATtcttcacgagatacagcccgctgacagacagatggacggacggacggatgtacggacggacagcggaggcttagtaatagcgtCCCATAGGGACCCTTCGGGTACGAGACCCTAAAAAGGATGTTGCATAACAATATTTTCGGGCAAAGTTTTGTCCACTTGCTTTTTCGAACTCGACTCCCATTTTTCGCACAAGTTTTGCAGCCTTCACGTTGCCCCCGTGCATTAGTTTGAAATTCGCCAATCGTAGACGTTGGAGTTCCAAATCGGTGTTGTAAGCGTAGATTTCTGCTCTCCTGAAAATTTTGAACAGtatttacctactacttacatttacattttttacacAAAGATATTTTCATGACTTATTCAGTGAAATGAAGTGATAAGGATACCTGTCCACTGAAGCAGAGTGGAGCGGAGATTTATACAGCAGACCAATTAGATTATGATAGATGAAGACGTGATACTTGAACCATATAACTTACACCTATTCGTGAAGATATTAACAATTATATTGTTCTTCGCAAAGGACTTAGAATTCTTAGCTTGAAATAATCAAGGAATTTTTAGTTAACTTACTTCGCCCTTCGCATAGCAGCGGCGTTCATGTCATCAGTGTATAGTTTCAATAGAATAGCTTCTTCCTGTATTTTTTGGTTCTGCGCTTCCACACGAGCCTTCCATTTATTGTTCGCCTAAATAACCAATCACTTTTAATAAAccttgtacctaagtataaaaaatattaatacttaAGATTTTCATCCTTCAGGGAGCTATCTTATTAGGATACAAAGAGGTGGCGAAACCAAGCGGACACCAGCTGAGGTACCCTCCAAAGAGCTGTTAAATACATATTGTTGGTAGCGCGACTGGTTGCGCCACCGCTGGTATCCTAATGGGATATTGTCTTAAAGTCGTCTGTGTCATTTTCTACAATAGAACGCTCTTACCAGTATTCTTAAagcattatatttatattaaatagttcttttatatacttaagaaataatttaaattccaAATGACTGTCGAAAGAGCGATGGCAGTAATTGGACACGAAAAATTGTAAACGTACAAATAAGTGCACCTTACTTAGTGTgagatatacctactacatCAAGATAAACCAACGACATGGAAAATGTGGCAGAAAGacgctggatgaggaaggccgaGAATCGAGTGTAGGTACTGTGGTGGTGCTCGATGGGAAAGGCCAACGTCCAATCTTAAATTGGTCGCATAATATTACGTACGTCTTCTTCTTTCCACTTTTGTTTTGCTTCTCTGTCCTGCTTCAATCGATTTAACCGTTTCCTTTCATTGGTCCTCCACTGTCGAATCATGGTGATTTTCCGTCGTAGCTCCATCTCGGCCGCAGCCTGTACCCTCTGTTTGATGCGATTTTGCTTCTGCCACGCTTTGGATGCGCGCTCTTTTCGCTGCTTCTCGTTGAATTCGGCCAGATACTTCATCCtctcttgtatttttttttcttgttctttTGCCCTGCAAGATAACTATTTAGAATTTTAGGTACCCACAGTAGGCACTACGACTTTAATAAGTTACGCCGATATACCTGCGCAGAAagcttatttttgaatggcgcaaaaatatctcagccaatcatagcgcgagTCCGTCCGGTAATAGTGAAATAACTTAGACAAGTAAGTAAATGAGTTTGTCAGGTAGGCAAATAGATAAAGGTATACAAGAATTACTGTTTCAGGCTTTTAGGTCTGTTTCGCTTGAATGGATCTAAAATCTACTTGTGCTTATATTGGATTGTAGCTCTCTACCTACAGTGTAGACTGTATAGCGTGGACGGCTTGACGAATGGTTCGCCTAAATGGGTTATGCAAATGGAACCCAAGTTTACCAGCTTGATGAAAGCTAGATTGCGGAAGACGGGTTAGGATTTGAATACATTGAAATGTTAATTTTGTTAAAGGAGAATGCAGTTATAAACAAGAGGAAGTAAATTAATTTCAGTTAGTTACGAGCATGTTATCGGAGACGGGAGATGGCTATCGGATGACCAATTAAGTTATGAACGTCGAGCGAAAATCGAGATtgctttatttattagtacaagCGAGTTATCTGGATAATAGTTTTctttttgataataatcattGATTGGGATAGTAGATAAAGGTCTCACGAACAATATAGCATAGCTCAAGTGACCAGGTTCGCACACAGTCATACTATACACAATATCTATGTTCCTCAGTAGGATATgtagaaaaaagttttataatatcgaCAACTTCAGTTAAACTTGAACGTAAAGTTTAAtaaagattgcaaaatattTACGTTTAAGACCTCTTGTATCGACAACAGATTcgaaaaggattttttaaatgagaacaaaaatagatatttattcTTTCTAATCTAAAATAAATTGGTATTAATTCgaggttattttgttataataattgaCGTATGACAAAGTTGCAAGGAAGCAATCGATTTTGCATTCAATAGCCTATTTAAGGCAGTGTAATAGATTAGGTACATTACTATATTGCTTTATGAATCAGTGATAGCGTATAAGTGACGCAAGTTGCCCTGaatgaaataagtaaattcatttaatttcatttcaataattgGAGTCCAGCAGTTTTCTTCTTAATTACGTAACTGAACGAAAGTCTGATTTTCGTCAGTTCTATTTTTGACTGCTTTTATCGTTAGCTCTTAGCCTCAACTTGGAGCTAGCGGCTATATAAACGGAAAAACAGCTTTGTTTTGGGTTGCAAGAGAGTTATTGAGACTTAAAAATACTGCAATCTGCAACGCGTATTCTATCTATTTAATATAAAGTCGGCtaaaatgaatttttatttgaaaatgatgttttggaaaactcagatactttagatcgtaggcgcggaatagtccaagaaaatcagttcagccgtttgaaagttatcaggtcttttcggtcttttctagttactgtagttTTCTAggtacttgtcgggggtgttataaatttttaatttacacttgttatttgtgtaaatctttaatttttgtatCAATGGTGCAGATATTCCTTTTGACTATGGAAAGTGTTCCGCCGTTTCCTAGAACTTTTCAACCTTTTCAGTAGAAAATGAAATATCTGAATTTATGCATCCAATTTACCTACTTTTCGTTTGCTTTGCTCCAACCTGATTTCAGAATAcaacttgtatattttaattactattttagttttttatgttttgcGAATTGCGATATCTCAGTATATCTAAATATGACGCTTTTTAAAAGCGCTGAAGGTTTCCTCAatatttttaaagcaaaaatCCGTCGTAGCAAAACACTATTATAATATACGATGCCCAGtatcagaaaaatatattaggcagacaatattacatttttatacttatttataattatgcCAATTTGCTTTCAAAGTTGAGtgacaaaataaattatacaattaTATAAGTTTGGGAAAAACTTAGCGGCGcgtaaaataaaacattgtatctttcttttctttgaaATTATAAAACAGGGGCAATTAATCATTTCAGGGCAGGGGAACCCACGTAGTTAGAGGCTGTTTTGTAATATTTTGGCTCCttagtattatatttatttaggctATGTTTTTCTCGTCTTGGCTGACACCCTTTTTTATTACATGTAACTAAAATAAATGCCTATACTTagatgtttttagggtttcgtacctcaaaaggaaaaacactttgttatctgtctgtctgtctgtctgtccatccgtccttccgtccgtccgtacgtccgtccgtcgtgtctgcaaaaaatcacgttaatccgttgctccattgtgacgtgattaaaggacaaacaacACGCAGTTTATTAGGTATGCCAGGCTAAAGTTTGCCGTATTGACactaaagtttttgattttgttGTAGACTTCTTCTAAGAGTAAGTTAGAATCTTCAAATAATTACCACTAATATCACTACGAGGTGTTCTGTGCTACGAATAGTGCGAGCTGCGACTAATTAGCGCCATGCTTTCCAAATTTTCATTTTACCTAAAGATTAACAATATTGTGGAGAAACCTAAGGGCCTGCTTGGTCatggaacataatatattacGACACTTGCCACaaataaaatagtaagtaggtaactaaactaataaaaataactttgaacCGTCTGctactattttattctatgaaATTTGCACCTTAACGGAGAATAAAGCATTTCACTATCCGCTAAAATGATGCTAAGTATTTAATATTGTGCAAAACTATTATCAAGGGTATAAATTGATGTCGTCTTTGTTGCCAGTGCGATGTACAAGTCTGGCTCTATGCCAGCTCCACTGCACATAAAGTGTGTAGCAaaatataatagtaggtatagcgATAAGAAAAAAACACGATTTTACcttaaaaatctaaagaaaatcTCTTTTTGTTAAGCATAGTCCGAATTTTAGTGCAAAAATACTGAACAAGGGATACTGAAGACTTGTTATAAACTAACTAGACAAACAATAAACCGTAAAAGGCGGATTTAAATATACTTTTCGTTAAGAGATAATAAGATTCTTTGCTTtgatctaggtacctactgaatgtCAGCAAGAAAAAAGCAGCAAGTTCTCTTAAAAAACCATAGATAGCAATGGAACTCTAATTTCTCTATTAGATGCGTGTTCTGATACACATATTAAGACCAGTTATTTTCATTCAAAAGCGCGTGTAATATGATGGTTCCTATTGTTTCACAGAAATCTGTTCAGCAGGTTTAAGATGATCAGCTCTTCTCAGTCTAACCATTTTACTTATCAaggttatttaaattaaaaaaaaaaaattataaggacTTGTGATACTTACAGTCTCCTTTTCTCGGCCCATTCGTCAGCATGCTCCTTCGCCACCTTTTCCATGTGCTCTCTTGCACGTTCCGCTTTGATGAAGACCTGCAGTCGTCGAAGGACGTCCACCTCCACTTTCTTAAGCGTCAGGTCGTCACGGGCCCGCTCATCCTTTATTCATTCAAAAGCAGAAAATTAAGCTCCATCaattcaatataataaaaagaaaattcctGACTTATTAACCTCTCAGTCACTCACTTCATTGAGTTTATGGTACCCTTCCACAATACTTGCGGTACGTCGTCGTATCGCAAGGACTACATTGCAATTCCAACGATGCGTTGTGCGTTGTCGTAGAATACGTCGCACCGCAAGTGTTGTGATAGGGCTCTTACTCCCAAGTTTCAGGACTCACTATTTTCTTCATCTCCATATGAATTCTATCCATGAACTGGTTGTAAAGATACTTTCTGTATTGATTGAATTCTTTCAGAGAGCACACCGCTCGACCGTCCTTCGTGCAGTAGCCCAGGAGTTTCATCCGATTCCTCGCATGTTTCTGGGCAAAGTGATGGGCCAAGTGTGGGTCGTGCAGGGCCACATAGTCGTATGAAACGTTGTTGCAGTATGGGTCCGTTAAATCGAACGTTGGAGGTGGAGCGTCGCTGCCGAGTCCGACACGACGCACCTAAAattgaaagaaatcaaaataaataataaaataaaaacaaaagtctttGTTTCATTTATCGCACTTCCACTAATGAAGTTTTCCATGAATTAAGCctagtttttacaaaaaaaaaaccatagaaGCTCTTTGGTacttttccaagataaaaagtaatctatatcCTTTTCCGGGAAATAAGCTAGCTCTGCACCAAACCCTAGATaatatgcctgcgacttcatcggcatggacttaggtttttgaaaattctgcaGGAACTCTGgtttttctgggacaaaaagtctATAcccttcctcgggatgcaaactatctctcaCCTTTCTTGAAAATCCGTGAAATGGAtggaccgtaaaaagctagcagacagacactttcacatttataatattagtaggtatggatgtaGCTTCATCGTACTAAGCAATCAGACTGAGTAAAACAATAATGTGGTAAATTAGCCTTGGACCGGGCGCTTTTCTGACCTGCGTTTAAAAAGCTCTCGATGAAGTGTTACAATCGATGACCGAGCTTTTTCAAATTTCTTTTAAATGCCACTACTATGTTGGAAGTTAAAACACAAGTTTGTGCTAGAAAATAGCACGAAGCGAGCTAAGCGATGGAAAAttttaaagtttgcaaaataaCTCAGATTGCAGCTAGAAACatgttttttagaaatcccacCGTTCGACATCTAGGTCACTGTGGTATCAAAGTTTCAGCGGTTGTTACAGTTTAATAGAAGAAGCTGCTTTGTCATTTAATAATGTTTATCGAACAtatggaaaagctgactgactgactgtctgatgcacagctcaaactataaacaaaaaatattaatcttattattaggtaagtacataatatcaaGATTAATAGTTTGCAACGTTCAATCTAAACCTTTGATGGCTGTACCTTTTCAATCTTCGCCTTACGTTCATTTCATATAATAAATCACTTTTAGAGCGTTATAAATGAATTTAATGTGGGTTGGTAATACGTATATAAACTTTGTTAATTACTTTATTTGCAATCTGTGTGATTTAATTACTGTTGCTGATATCGTATTAACTTAATTGAACGTTAATTCTATTTAGTGGCTCGGTGTTGCAAAACTAATTAGGTCTTATTTAGGGTTCCATTATCGAAGGGTACCAACtaccaacgggatcctattactaagcctccgctgacagtccgtccgtctgtctgtctgtctgtcagcgggccatATCTCGTGTACCGTAATAGGTaatgagttttaatttttacagaatgtgcatttctattgccgctatgaaaacaataataaaattgccatgaaaattgaaagaaatcaaaaagtgttatttcttttacgatggtatggaaTCATTGGTGTgcgaggccgactcgcacttgaccacttTTTTTCTGACTGTGGCGGAGACAAAATGAAGGTAATATGTTtaatctgtatgtctgtctgttttccaTTGTAACTTAGCCAGATGCCAGAACTCTGTAAgattcagatttcagtccacGACTTCTATAAACCGCTAACGGGCGCCAATGTTTGAAGCATGCTTGTAGATGTCGTTTTAACCCAAGGTAACCCAAACACTACGCAAGCCAATTTATCTAATTTTCTATGCAGTCTGTACTCTGTAACCATACTATGTTCTGTAACGCTTACGCGAAGGAAGGTTGGACGCACAATGGTACGAAAGTCTACACCCTAGCTTTGCATAACTTATGTAAAATGTAACTTTGTCAAATAGCCTGTACTTAATTGACTTTACCGGATGTAATCGACTTTGCCTCGTCGCTCTTGCTATTAGTAGACTTCCGTCGAAATGTCACTAGACTTCTGTTACCCTAACCTAATTGcccttaaggtgcatgagacgggtctgcccgcgaaatccaaatttaatttggtttttcgcaattttaaaccaacacgacaaagtaggcttatggcactttaattgcgccaatggcagtatcatcctcacaggtttatataaaaatctttttgacCCGAATCGGCCATATCCAATTGAATTGGGACTAAATCAATGAAACAATGCAATACGAACAACAATGTAGAGGCTGATGGGAATAAACATGAATAAAGCGTCTTAAAATAGTTGCACTCGCCACCATGCACACAACCGCGATTTTGGTGTGAACCCgtctttacataatattaggtatgctTTATGAAAAATTTCGTTATTTGCGTAATTATATGCGTCACACAAGTTCATATTGTTGGCTTAGAGGCTTACCTAATTTCATACGTAGTGACGTTGGAACAAGGTTGGTTGGAACTCATAAGTCAAATCATCAGCCAATTTCAATGTTAAATTGGGCTTAACATTTAACCCTTGGCAAGCTTGGGAATAAGCCAAACGTGTGCCTGTTTAACGTTCTGAGGCTTATAGACATTTAAAGATGCCTCGGAAACCGACACCGGCTTTTGAGCGAATACGTAAATAGAAACTGTGTAATTCAAATAGCATGATCACAGATTAAcatttatctacatagtacctacttcAGAATTATTCAGTGTAGGTATAAGATTTACAGTTTTGAATTATACGTATCCTACAAACGAAACAGAATTTATTAGGACATGGCTTTATGAGCTTGTGATCATCTTAACTGGAATGACAGTGTTGCCCTTCTTTTGAATATTctccgtgttttgttttcattaggTTAGCCAATTTGAGCATAAAGCTGAGTTCAACTTGTTatcaaaaacaagtgtaaattaaaaatttataacacccccgacaagtgaaggttacagtaactagaaaagagctgataactttcaaacggctgaaccgattttcttggattatagctgagaacactctcgatcaagccacctttcaaacattaaaaactaaattaaaatcggttcattactttagaagctacgatgccgcagatagatacacagatacacacactgAAACTtttatcacccctctttttgggtcgggggttaatgattCGCCTCCATTCTACTTCGTCTGCGTTCGTTTGCCCCACAGATTTAGGTAAAGTTGGCTCTTAAGGTATTGTTCTTTTCTGTTGAACATTTAGCGTTGAACACATACATACAATTAATTTTAGAATTAAATCGTACCTAGTCTTATCGCAGACAAGGGCaatttttgatgaaaaaaaacttGATAAAGCGAAAAGTTGTAGAAATTAATTTCCAAAAACATGACGAAGGTTTCATGGTTATTATGAATTAATGTTTATAAAGGTAACTCTAAGCACAACGCTTGAATAAAGGCTGATTTATGACATTCTCTACCTTCAGGTGTCTTTACAAGAGCAGAAACTGATTTGCATTTCAAACACTCGCGAACGAGCgccatttatatatttattttgtattcgaATATAAGAAAGGATCTTTTGAAGTATATATTATTGCTATATAACAACTGACTCAGACTTTCCGACCGACTTTAAGCCGTACCTTGCAGAACCAACGCAGACTACCGATTTTTGTATGAAACTAGCGGC
This genomic stretch from Maniola jurtina chromosome 2, ilManJurt1.1, whole genome shotgun sequence harbors:
- the LOC123878213 gene encoding uncharacterized protein LOC123878213, encoding MSSPTKSSELELGDTGDIDITLLTLRKPTELKKVIDSVPKPIRAVPKNGLPLWYRLGLESKLPVPKMPEGKIVFSRGKIGEDVRRVGLGSDAPPPTFDLTDPYCNNVSYDYVALHDPHLAHHFAQKHARNRMKLLGYCTKDGRAVCSLKEFNQYRKYLYNQFMDRIHMEMKKIDERARDDLTLKKVEVDVLRRLQVFIKAERAREHMEKVAKEHADEWAEKRRLAKEQEKKIQERMKYLAEFNEKQRKERASKAWQKQNRIKQRVQAAAEMELRRKITMIRQWRTNERKRLNRLKQDREAKQKWKEEDANNKWKARVEAQNQKIQEEAILLKLYTDDMNAAAMRRAKRAEIYAYNTDLELQRLRLANFKLMHGGNVKAAKLVRKMGVEFEKSKRGAKGMCIELAQRLASEAMTMAMSTQGDALMTLGQARTRMDIETILPSAPVKLLDEILESAIREFARRRVHLLLRGIQRMVRSRAAVVFFENIRPAPKKRASKQPRWVHQVASELSRQIGGTGGRSGSIAFGEVENIPPITISEFAMKSVKDRPPTPVPSKTKLAEVTFIDRLEDLPDPIAHASYLPERKKLLEMVNAAARQISRIVNQRVHDGMDVTIGTVTLPHMRHPMEWGEAVEALASAVIDNRVNKDNADIRRVSEFLVHRILRSLLLEMKEEKMKMKQRTSSEEKKDFYVPNNVSAG